One Phaseolus vulgaris cultivar G19833 chromosome 2, P. vulgaris v2.0, whole genome shotgun sequence DNA window includes the following coding sequences:
- the LOC137811187 gene encoding protein LPA3, which produces MVLSSSMILSNSPIASPSLPTSTSAKLETFSLKNDGVIRIRGVTAPSVEPRNRKLSTCSVSRDGNASVETDASFPADYSELLEQAKVAVNLAMKDNRQLMEIEFPTAGLGSVPGDGEGGIEMTESMQLIREFCDRFVSPEKVTRTRIFFPEANEVDFARQSVFSGSSLKLDYLTKPSFFEDFGFVEKVKMSDRVKTEDELFLVAYPYFNVNEILVVEELYKEAVLNTDRKLIIFNGELDRIRSGYYPPFFYPKLGALTKTFLPMMETVYYIHNFKGRNGGTLFRCYPGPWKVLRRVGTRKYVCLHQQNSMPSLKEVALEILPSA; this is translated from the exons ATGGTTTTATCCAGTTCCATGATTCTCTCTAATTCTCCCATTGCATCCCCTTCTCTTCCAACTTCAACG AGTGCCAAGTTGGAAACTTTTTCCCTGAAAAATGATGGGGTCATCAGAATTAGAGGAGTTACTGCACCTTCAGTGGAACCCAGAAACCGAAAATTATCAACATGTTCTGTATCGAGAGATGGCAATGCCTCGGTTGAAACTGATGCATCTTTCCCTGCTGATTACTCTGAGCTTCTGGAACAA GCAAAAGTAGCTGTGAATTTGGCTATGAAGGATAACAGACAGCTAATG GAGATTGAGTTTCCCACAGCTGGACTCGGGTCTGTGCCAG GTGATGGGGAAGGTGGAATTGAAATGACTGAGAGCATGCAATTGATTCGGGAATTTTGTGACCGCTTCGTTAGTCCAGAGAAAGTCACACGAACAAGAATA TTTTTTCCAGAGGCTAATGAAGTTGACTTTGCTAGACAATCAGTCTTTAGTGGATCTTCTTTAAAGTTGGACTATTTGACCAAACCTTCATTTTTTGAAGATTTTGGTTTTGTTGAGAAAGTGAAAATGTCAGACAGAGTGAAGACAGAAGATGAACTTTTCCTGGTTGCCTATCCATATTTTAACGTGAATG AAATACTTGTTGTGGAAGAACTTTATAAAGAGGCAGTCTTGAACACAGACCGAAAACTGATTATTTTCAATGGAGAACTCGATCGTATAAGATCTGGAT ATTATCCACCATTCTTCTACCCAAAGCTTGGTGCACTTACGAAGACCTTTCTACCTATGATGGAAACGGTGTATTACATTCATAACTTCAAAGGCCGCAATGGAGGAACACTTTTTAG GTGTTATCCAGGACCCTGGAAGGTCCTCAGAAGAGTGGGGACTAGGAAATATGTTTGTCTACATCAGCAGAATAGTATGCCATCCCTCAAGGAAGTTGCTCTTGAGATTCTTCCATCTGCATAA
- the LOC137811185 gene encoding UDP-glycosyltransferase 73C3-like produces the protein MKCLCFVTNKFLPASKKPLTHHHHIPLIRLSFDLQLQLLLSSSSYYKTQFSDFPTTMQLYLFSRKTMSFEICIVPFWGQGHLFPCVELCNRLTSRNINITLIIPSTIDTSLPSSLLQHHLIRIAHFPSPPPPPSQDDLAPELERILANNPTRPVCAIVDIMMTSCSAPVFTKFQIPMVAFFTSAACSAAMELATWKAQPLNLEPGETRFLPGLPENMAITHLDLKQRRQHPHPPPVVGGSLHYGGGTRFPPPPGKGPPHHGGGFGFPPPPGKGPPKLGGPPPWLDDVGEISALIINTCDDLERPFIEYITNHIQKPIWGVGPLLPEQYWNSIGSPLIDRDIRSNRRSSVTEEEVTQWLDSKPRGSVLYVSFGTEVGPTSEENEELGEALELFEEPFIRVIQAGSSIGGGEEGYFGNRGMIISGWAPQLLILSHPSTGGFLSHCGWNSTVEGVGRGVPFLAWPIRGDQYHNAKLVVSHLKVGYMVSDDMSEKITKQHIVMGIKKLMSDKEMKTSAEILSAKFQHRFLRSSVEALDDFIHHIKQ, from the coding sequence ATGAAATGTTTATGCTTCGTAACAAACAAATTCTTGCCAGCAAGTAAAAAACCCTTGACTCATCATCACCACATTCCATTAATTAGGCTTAGCTTTGACCTTCAGTTACAGCTTCTTCTATCTTCTTCCTCTTACTATAAAACCCAATTCTCAGACTTTCCCACTACAATGCAACTATACTTGTTCAGTCGAAAAACAATGTCTTTTGAAATTTGCATAGTACCCTTTTGGGGACAAGGCCATCTTTTCCCCTGCGTTGAGCTATGTAACCGTTTAACATCAAGAAACATCAACATCACCCTCATCATCCCTTCCACCATTGACACTTCTCTTCCCTCTTCCCTCCTTCAACACCATCTGATTCGAATCGCCCACTTCCCATCACCACCTCCACCGCCATCCCAAGATGACCTAGCCCCGGAGCTCGAACGCATCCTCGCGAACAACCCCACCCGACCCGTTTGCGCCATCGTTGACATCATGATGACCTCCTGCTCCGCCCCCGTTTTCACCAAATTCCAAATTCCCATGGTAGCCTTCTTCACCTCCGCCGCCTGCTCCGCCGCCATGGAACTCGCTACCTGGAAAGCCCAACCTTTAAACCTCGAACCCGGTGAGACCCGCTTCCTCCCCGGGTTGCCCGAAAACATGGCAATTACGCATTTAGACCTTAAACAACGACGTCAGCATCCACATCCTCCGCCGGTGGTCGGTGGATCGCTGCATTACGGAGGAGGAACCAGATTTCCTCCGCCTCCAGGGAAGGGACCACCGCACCACGGCGGGGGATTCGGGTTTCCTCCGCCGCCGGGGAAGGGACCACCTAAACTGGGGGGACCGCCACCGTGGCTGGATGATGTTGGAGAAATCAGCGCGTTGATCATCAACACGTGTGATGATCTGGAGCGTCCATTTATTGAATACATAACAAATCATATCCAAAAGCCGATCTGGGGCGTGGGACCGCTTTTACCGGAGCAGTATTGGAACTCGATCGGTTCACCTCTCATCGACCGAGACATCCGGTCGAACCGCCGGTCCAGCGTCACCGAAGAAGAAGTGACTCAGTGGTTAGATTCAAAGCCACGTGGGTCGGTTCTGTATGTGTCGTTTGGTACAGAGGTGGGTCCCACCTCTGAGGAGAATGAAGAACTCGGTGAAGCTCTGGAGTTATTTGAAGAACCATTTATACGGGTGATTCAAGCCGGTTCAAGTATAGGGGGTGGTGAAGAAGGGTATTTTGGGAATAGGGGTATGATAATAAGTGGGTGGGCCCCACAGTTGTTGATACTGAGTCACCCTTCAACGGGTGGGTTTTTGTCTCACTGTGGATGGAACTCAACGGTGGAGGGTGTTGGACGTGGGGTTCCGTTCTTGGCGTGGCCCATAAGAGGTGACCAATACCATAATGCCAAGTTGGTGGTGTCCCATCTTAAGGTGGGTTACATGGTCAGTGATGATATGTCGGAGAAGATAACCAAACAACATATCGTTATGGGAATAAAGAAGTTGATGAGTGATAAAGAAATGAAGACAAGTGCTGAGATTCTAAGTGCCAAGTTTCAGCATCGGTTTCTTAGATCTTCAGTGGAGGCTTTAGATGATTTTATTCACCATATCAAACAGTGA